Proteins encoded within one genomic window of Mesorhizobium sp. B2-1-8:
- the repB gene encoding plasmid partitioning protein RepB — MSRKDSKGMFAAVLGQLGEDSEEGLSRRTSSPHLMKVAAGVRQMQERSDIADKLLKSGEQIIELDPDKIRPSSITDRYDDAYEISAIAEITESMRERGQIVPGLVRPVQGKDGEFQIVYGRRRLAAAKQLGIGFKAAVRDLTDEQAVIFQGEENTAREDLSYIEKCAFALAQQEAGYKRDTICASLSTGKSHVSEMIKIASSVDKEILQSIGKAPGIGRGRWQEFSNRYSVDGSLAKAFDLTHKNKFREATSDDRFIMLLETLPSDTNPIKGPAAPTKPSKPMIAMKSWAAPDKTVSVSLKDNGKTTMIAVGEAEGSRFAAFIAGQLDDLFEAFRKSTTKQGV; from the coding sequence GTGAGCCGCAAAGATTCTAAGGGCATGTTTGCTGCTGTTTTGGGGCAACTTGGGGAGGATTCGGAGGAGGGCCTCAGCCGTCGCACGTCATCCCCACACCTGATGAAGGTAGCGGCTGGTGTTCGCCAAATGCAAGAGCGTAGCGATATCGCCGACAAGTTATTGAAGTCAGGCGAACAAATCATTGAACTCGATCCCGACAAAATACGGCCGTCATCTATCACCGATCGGTATGATGACGCTTACGAGATTTCCGCCATTGCTGAAATCACAGAATCCATGCGGGAGCGCGGTCAAATTGTGCCCGGATTGGTTCGACCAGTACAAGGCAAGGATGGCGAGTTTCAAATCGTCTATGGTCGCAGAAGGCTAGCGGCAGCTAAGCAGCTTGGGATCGGGTTCAAAGCGGCCGTCCGCGATCTGACTGATGAACAAGCAGTCATTTTCCAAGGGGAAGAAAACACAGCTCGAGAGGATCTTTCATACATCGAAAAATGCGCTTTTGCGCTTGCGCAACAGGAAGCAGGATACAAACGGGATACCATCTGCGCTTCGTTGTCGACCGGAAAATCGCACGTCTCCGAGATGATCAAAATCGCCTCCTCGGTCGACAAGGAGATACTGCAATCGATTGGTAAAGCCCCCGGGATTGGTCGAGGACGATGGCAGGAATTCTCAAACCGCTATTCCGTCGACGGCTCACTCGCGAAAGCCTTCGATCTTACTCACAAAAACAAATTCCGCGAGGCAACGTCCGATGACAGATTCATCATGCTGCTTGAGACGCTGCCGTCGGATACCAATCCGATTAAAGGACCTGCGGCTCCGACGAAGCCATCAAAGCCCATGATTGCTATGAAATCCTGGGCTGCTCCAGATAAAACGGTCAGCGTCAGCCTCAAAGACAACGGAAAAACTACCATGATTGCCGTGGGAGAGGCCGAAGGATCGCGTTTCGCAGCGTTTATCGCCGGACAACTGGACGACCTGTTTGAGGCCTTTCGGAAGTCCACCACGAAACAAGGAGTCTGA
- the repA gene encoding plasmid partitioning protein RepA codes for MTRHLSSLQFMNTFSTKLEKALNNLSLAQYPPDAVRTMRKFTSTEVAALLGVTEAYIRQVSLKGQGPEPETTTTGKRLYSVGQVLELRMHLAEKARKKWINPRRVDGEDCQIIAITNFKGGSSKTATTIHLGHWLALRGYRVLAVDMDPQASLTSLQGALPGFDYREGDTLYSAIRFDDPVPTEKIVHQTHVIGFDVICAGLELTEFETAVTLEMRKSGGTSFLLRVSQALEQIVDRYDIVLLDCAPSLNFLTLSSLTAATGVLIPVPAHMLDVDSTGKFLELAASYMQILDEAGAGARWDFAKFLITKFEANDHPQANMQALMRQVFGEDLLLNSVSKSTAVADALTWKQSLYEVQRSRFSAPKTYDRAIESINAANAEIESLITTAWRREQ; via the coding sequence GTGACGCGGCATCTAAGTAGCCTTCAATTCATGAATACCTTTTCGACGAAACTCGAGAAGGCACTCAACAATCTTTCGCTGGCTCAGTATCCTCCTGACGCGGTTCGTACGATGCGCAAATTCACTTCGACCGAAGTGGCGGCATTGCTGGGGGTGACCGAAGCTTACATAAGACAGGTTTCCTTGAAAGGGCAGGGACCCGAGCCAGAAACAACAACCACCGGAAAGCGCCTATATTCCGTGGGGCAGGTGCTTGAGCTTCGGATGCATCTGGCGGAAAAGGCGCGAAAGAAGTGGATCAATCCTCGTCGCGTTGATGGCGAAGATTGCCAGATCATCGCGATCACCAACTTCAAAGGCGGATCGTCCAAGACAGCGACCACTATTCACTTGGGTCACTGGCTGGCACTTCGTGGGTATCGCGTTCTCGCAGTCGACATGGATCCTCAGGCCTCGTTAACCAGTCTGCAAGGAGCATTACCCGGATTTGACTACCGAGAAGGTGACACGCTTTACTCGGCGATCCGGTTTGATGATCCGGTGCCAACAGAAAAAATTGTGCATCAGACACATGTCATCGGATTCGACGTCATCTGCGCCGGTCTTGAGCTGACAGAATTCGAAACCGCCGTTACCCTTGAGATGCGCAAGAGCGGTGGAACGAGTTTCCTTCTTCGAGTGTCACAGGCGCTAGAACAGATCGTTGATCGCTACGACATCGTGCTTCTCGACTGCGCGCCGTCACTCAATTTCCTGACGCTTTCCTCGCTCACGGCCGCCACCGGGGTCCTCATCCCAGTTCCGGCTCACATGCTCGATGTCGATTCCACAGGCAAGTTTTTGGAGCTGGCCGCGTCTTATATGCAAATCCTGGATGAGGCTGGTGCAGGTGCGCGTTGGGATTTCGCCAAGTTCCTCATCACCAAATTTGAGGCGAACGACCACCCGCAAGCCAACATGCAGGCCCTAATGCGTCAAGTTTTTGGCGAGGATCTACTTCTGAATTCAGTCTCCAAATCAACTGCGGTTGCCGACGCTCTCACTTGGAAGCAGAGCCTCTACGAAGTGCAACGATCGAGGTTCTCCGCACCTAAAACCTATGATCGTGCAATCGAATCGATCAATGCCGCGAACGCGGAAATAGAAAGCCTCATCACAACGGCATGGAGGCGTGAACAGTGA
- a CDS encoding PilZ domain-containing protein codes for MVDEAGNRRERRQRVLKGAAIINGVTNSEISCTIRNQNSGGAELNVSVEARVPERFVLYVPTDGVAYQAVLRWRRNDRIGVQFTGTSPKPRLHYG; via the coding sequence ATGGTTGACGAAGCCGGGAATCGCCGCGAACGGCGGCAGCGAGTGCTGAAAGGCGCGGCGATCATCAACGGCGTCACGAACTCAGAAATCAGTTGCACGATTCGGAACCAGAACAGCGGCGGCGCTGAACTTAACGTATCCGTGGAAGCGCGTGTGCCTGAACGGTTCGTCCTTTACGTGCCAACCGACGGTGTTGCCTATCAAGCTGTCCTGCGGTGGCGCAGGAATGACCGGATCGGCGTCCAATTTACTGGAACGTCGCCGAAGCCTCGTCTTCACTACGGCTGA
- a CDS encoding DUF768 domain-containing protein: MGHQLFLTLANNVPETTHADVISVDELTHKLIAGAKALGIKRSEIDEEVDSIYRTILDAIVHFDPGLPE, from the coding sequence ATGGGGCATCAACTTTTTTTAACGCTAGCGAATAACGTTCCTGAGACGACCCACGCGGATGTCATCTCAGTTGACGAACTGACCCACAAGCTCATCGCCGGCGCCAAGGCCCTCGGCATCAAGCGGAGCGAAATCGATGAGGAGGTGGACAGCATCTACCGCACAATCCTCGACGCGATTGTGCACTTCGATCCTGGTCTGCCCGAGTGA
- the repC gene encoding plasmid replication protein RepC: METGIATTPFGRRPMSLAMLAAQNDSREIPKGRVVDKWQIYRNLCEGKSIVGIGDRALAVLNALLSFYPDSELSEENDLIVFPSNAQLSLRAHGMPDATLRRHLAALVDCGLIIRRDSPNGKRYARKGRGGEIEEAFGFSLAPLLARAYEFEAAAERVRADNRALRLMRERVTLHRRDIHKLIEAALDEDVPGHWGGLWKRFRGVVGAIPRRACIAELEPIVSDLAELHEEVTKLLDNHMKSAIPSGNDSQNERQQSDSNTDSIFEFEPALEKSGAPAEPRTRTAEPLKAFPLGLVLKACPEIVDYAVDGISNWRDLMITAAQVRGYLGVSPSAYEEACHAMGQETAAIVIACILQRAQHINSAGGYLRVLTDKARAGAFSVGPMLMAALKANGVTARMAG; this comes from the coding sequence ATGGAGACGGGTATTGCAACGACGCCCTTTGGGCGGCGGCCGATGTCGCTTGCCATGCTGGCAGCGCAAAACGATTCACGTGAAATCCCCAAGGGCAGGGTCGTCGACAAGTGGCAGATCTACCGCAATCTCTGCGAAGGCAAGAGCATCGTCGGCATCGGCGATCGTGCTCTGGCCGTCCTGAATGCGTTGTTATCGTTCTATCCTGACAGTGAGTTGAGTGAGGAAAACGACCTCATCGTCTTTCCCTCGAACGCTCAGCTGTCGCTCAGAGCGCACGGAATGCCTGATGCCACGCTCAGGCGCCACCTGGCGGCTCTTGTGGACTGCGGGCTGATCATCCGTCGGGATAGCCCGAACGGCAAGCGTTACGCCCGCAAGGGCAGAGGAGGGGAGATCGAGGAAGCATTTGGCTTCTCCCTGGCACCGCTGCTGGCCCGTGCTTACGAGTTCGAGGCGGCCGCCGAGCGTGTTCGCGCCGACAACAGGGCGCTCAGGCTTATGCGGGAGCGGGTCACCTTGCACCGCCGCGACATCCACAAGCTGATAGAGGCGGCTCTTGACGAAGACGTCCCTGGCCACTGGGGAGGCCTGTGGAAGCGCTTCCGCGGCGTTGTGGGGGCAATTCCGCGCCGAGCCTGCATTGCCGAGCTCGAGCCGATTGTCTCGGATCTCGCGGAATTACACGAGGAAGTGACTAAGCTGCTGGACAATCATATGAAATCCGCGATTCCGAGCGGCAATGACTCTCAAAACGAGCGGCAGCAATCTGATTCAAATACCGACTCTATTTTTGAATTTGAACCTGCTTTAGAGAAAAGCGGGGCGCCGGCCGAGCCAAGGACGAGAACCGCAGAGCCCCTGAAGGCCTTTCCGCTTGGGCTTGTGCTGAAAGCCTGCCCGGAAATTGTGGACTATGCCGTCGACGGGATCAGCAACTGGCGCGATCTCATGATCACCGCCGCCCAGGTGCGGGGTTACCTTGGTGTCTCGCCATCTGCATATGAGGAGGCCTGCCATGCGATGGGCCAGGAAACCGCTGCGATCGTGATTGCCTGTATCCTGCAACGTGCTCAGCACATCAATTCCGCCGGCGGCTATCTGCGCGTGCTGACTGACAAGGCGAGGGCGGGGGCGTTTTCGGTCGGGCCGATGCTGATGGCGGCACTGAAGGCGAATGGCGTAACGGCGAGGATGGCAGGATGA